One Helianthus annuus cultivar XRQ/B chromosome 7, HanXRQr2.0-SUNRISE, whole genome shotgun sequence genomic region harbors:
- the LOC110939705 gene encoding sorting nexin 2A, translated as MKGSEDPLKDGEVVDDYTSAMTDHPLADTDPLISPAPILKNPNPNPDPPLNLISSEGVLPYLNITVSNPKKEVESYVSYLICSKTNIPEFGGGQFSVRRRFKEVVTLSERLAEAYRGFIIPPRPDKSVVEAQLMHKQDFVEQRRNALEKYLQRLSHHPVIRQSDEFRLFLQQNLPFLPTKNLLGDQDAAAGRWDFLRIMNHSVSKSNDSLYEQDGQFLQNKERLLTLEKQLTDSSKQAHVFVKAQQDIAETMGALGLSFIKLTKFENQHAFAHTPPAAAADMKNLATAAIKTSRLHRELSSRTAMHMDTLHDHMGLLQGVHTAFSDRSTALLTLQTLTSELNSLYSRAQKLETFGSHKPNALKLGEVKEAIRVTEDAKSCATNEYQRIKGNNRTEIERLDRQRKIDLKDMLKGFVLNQVAFAEKIGMEWAKAAEETSGYA; from the exons ATGAAGGGATCGGAAGATCCATTGAAGGACGGAGAAGTTGTGGATGATTACACAAGTGCGATGACCGACCACCCTCTCGCCGACACCGATCCTTTAATCTCGCCGGCTCCCATACTCaaaaacccaaacccaaacccagaCCCCCCTTTGAATTTGATTTCGTCTGAAGGCGTGTTGCCGTATCTGAATATAACAGTCTCCAATCCGAAAAAAGAAGTAGAATCGTACGTGAGCTATCTAATTTGCAGCAAAACTAACATTCCGGAGTTTGGTGGAGGCCAGTTTAGTGTACGGAGGCGGTTTAAGGAGGTGGTAACGCTGTCGGAGCGTCTAGCGGAGGCATACCGGGGGTTTATTATACCACCAAGGCCAGATAAGAGTGTGGTTGAGGCCCAACTGATGCACAAACAAGACTTTGTTGAGCAAAGAAGGAACGCCTTGGAGAAATATTTGCAGAGGTTGAGCCACCATCCTGTCATTCGCCAGAGTGATGAATTCAGACTCTTTTTGCAGCAGAACCTTCCATTCTTACCAACAAAGAATTTGTTGGGAGATCAGGATGCTGCTGCAGGTAGGTGGGATTTTCTAAGGATCATGAATCACTCCGTGAGTAAAAGTAATGATTCTCTTTATGAGCAAGATGGCCAGTTTCTTCAAAATAAGGAGAGGTTGCTTACTCTGGAGAAGCAGCTTACCGATTCATCCAAGCAGGCCCATGTTTTTGTCAAAGCTCAGCAAGATATTGCAGAAACAATGGGAGCCTTGGGGCTCTCCTTTATTAAATTGACTAAGTTTGAAAACCAGCATGCCTTTGCTCATACACcgcctgctgctgctgctgacaTGAAGAATCTTGCTACTGCTGCCATTAAAACCAGTAGGCTTCACAGGGAATTAAGTTCACGCACTGCTATGCATATG GATACACTGCATGATCACATGGGATTATTACAAGGAGTCCACACTGCATTCTCAGACCGTTCAACTGCATTATTGACTCTTCAAACTCTTACATCGGAACTGAATTCCTTGTATTCACGAGCACAAAAACTGGAAACATTTGGCAGTCACAAGCCAAACGCACTCAAACTTGGGGAGGTTAAGGAAGCAATTAGAGTCACTGAGGATGCAAAAAGCTGTGCTACCAACGAGTACCAGCGGATAAAG GGAAATAACAGGACTGAAATTGAAAGGCTAGACAGACAAAGGAAGATAGACCTAAAAGACATGTTGAAGGGATTTGTGCTTAATCAG GTGGCATTTGCGGAGAAAATTGGGATGGAGTGGGCAAAAGCGGCGGAGGAGACTAGTGGATATGCATGA